In a single window of the Streptomyces sp. HUAS ZL42 genome:
- a CDS encoding sensor histidine kinase encodes MACMDEQRAGRGGPPRWRTHRADRHRAGGDGPPSWWRHGPPWPARRRDEERGGRWPWRSTALLTVFVVMGSNFAAHAQEGERAELDPFARVLLLTASLLLLWRLRYPVLVVFGTAAATAVYLGAGYPYGPVFLTVAVACFSAVVAGHRRAAWTALGMLWAVHLLVAHWLYRWLPPSGDTRPSIGQEIVVATWVVVIVAVSELARIRREQWARERAERAQAARRRADEERLRIARELHDVLAHSLSVINVQAGVGLALLDTDREQARTALTTIKTASKEALGEVRQVLDSLRTPGDAPRAPAPGLGRLPELVEQAARTGLTVEVEGEPPRLLPGTDLAAFRIVQEALTNVVRHSGSRHARVHLEHAGGTLRLRIDDDGPATGADAGGSGNGLAGMRERAAALGGTIEAGPRPDGGFRVLAVLPSKVKEDQ; translated from the coding sequence GTGGCGTGCATGGACGAGCAGCGCGCGGGCCGGGGCGGCCCGCCCCGGTGGAGGACCCACCGGGCGGACCGGCACCGGGCAGGCGGGGACGGCCCGCCGTCGTGGTGGCGGCACGGCCCGCCATGGCCGGCTCGTCGAAGGGACGAGGAACGCGGCGGCCGGTGGCCGTGGCGTTCCACCGCCCTGCTCACCGTCTTCGTGGTGATGGGTTCGAACTTCGCCGCCCATGCCCAGGAGGGCGAGCGCGCCGAACTCGACCCCTTCGCGCGCGTACTGCTGCTCACTGCCTCGTTGCTCCTGCTGTGGCGACTGCGGTACCCGGTCCTCGTCGTGTTCGGCACGGCGGCGGCCACCGCGGTCTACCTCGGCGCCGGGTATCCCTACGGGCCGGTCTTCCTCACCGTCGCGGTCGCCTGCTTCAGTGCCGTCGTCGCCGGGCATCGCAGAGCCGCCTGGACCGCCCTGGGCATGCTGTGGGCGGTGCACCTGCTCGTCGCGCACTGGCTCTACCGCTGGCTGCCGCCCTCCGGGGATACAAGGCCCTCCATCGGGCAGGAGATCGTCGTCGCGACCTGGGTCGTGGTGATCGTGGCGGTCTCCGAACTGGCCCGGATCCGGCGCGAGCAGTGGGCCCGGGAGCGTGCCGAGCGTGCGCAGGCGGCGCGGCGGCGTGCGGACGAGGAGCGGCTGCGGATCGCGCGCGAGCTGCACGACGTCCTCGCACACAGCCTCTCCGTCATCAACGTGCAGGCAGGTGTGGGCCTCGCGCTCCTCGACACCGACCGGGAGCAGGCGCGCACGGCGCTCACCACCATCAAGACCGCCAGCAAGGAGGCGCTCGGCGAGGTGCGCCAGGTGCTCGACAGCCTGCGCACACCGGGAGACGCGCCGCGCGCGCCCGCGCCCGGACTGGGTCGGCTTCCCGAGCTGGTGGAGCAGGCGGCGCGCACCGGACTGACGGTCGAGGTCGAGGGCGAGCCGCCTCGGCTTTTGCCCGGCACCGACCTCGCCGCCTTCCGTATCGTCCAGGAAGCCCTCACCAATGTCGTACGGCACTCCGGCTCACGGCACGCCCGCGTGCACCTCGAGCACGCGGGCGGCACGCTGCGGCTGCGCATCGACGACGACGGACCGGCGACCGGCGCCGACGCGGGCGGCAGCGGCAACGGCCTCGCCGGGATGCGGGAGCGGGCCGCGGCGCTCGGTGGCACGATCGAGGCGGGACCGCGCCCCGACGGAGGCTTCCGGGTGCTCGCCGTCCTGCCGTCGAAGGTCAAGGAGGACCAGTGA
- a CDS encoding response regulator — protein sequence MIRVLLADDQSLVRAGFRALLDAQPDIEVAGEAADGGEAQRMVRELRPDVVLMDIRMPGLDGLAATRHITQDEALDEVKVVMLTTFELDEYVFEAIRSGASGFLVKDTEPDELLRAVRAVVAGDALLSPGVTRRLIAEFAARSKEPAAADALAQLTEREREVMALVGIGLSNEEIARRLVVSPLTAKTHVSRTMVKLGARDRAQLVVLAYESGLVRPGWLG from the coding sequence GTGATCCGCGTACTGCTCGCCGACGACCAGTCACTGGTCCGGGCAGGCTTCCGGGCACTGCTCGACGCACAGCCGGACATCGAGGTGGCGGGGGAGGCCGCCGACGGCGGGGAGGCGCAGCGCATGGTGCGCGAACTGCGGCCCGACGTCGTGCTGATGGACATCCGCATGCCCGGCCTCGACGGCCTGGCGGCGACCCGGCACATCACACAGGACGAGGCGCTCGACGAGGTCAAGGTGGTCATGCTCACCACCTTCGAACTCGACGAGTACGTCTTCGAGGCGATCCGCTCGGGCGCTTCCGGCTTCCTGGTGAAGGACACGGAGCCGGACGAACTGCTGCGCGCGGTAAGGGCGGTGGTCGCCGGTGACGCGTTGCTCTCGCCGGGGGTGACACGTCGGCTGATCGCCGAGTTCGCCGCCCGCTCCAAGGAACCCGCGGCCGCCGACGCGCTTGCCCAACTCACCGAGCGGGAACGGGAGGTGATGGCTCTGGTGGGCATCGGCCTGTCGAACGAGGAGATCGCCCGCCGCCTGGTCGTCAGCCCGCTCACGGCCAAGACCCACGTCAGCCGCACCATGGTGAAGCTGGGAGCGCGGGACCGGGCCCAACTCGTCGTACTGGCCTACGAGTCGGGACTGGTGCGGCCCGGCTGGCTGGGCTGA
- a CDS encoding DUF6332 family protein, translating to MTGYGGRRSQAERDAITVEIGYALCSAAFATLVVFGAVAGPALLFELPDTAEKFLLRTGLVLAPVLFFARVVGVLLRFRRAPQPSQPGRTSPDS from the coding sequence GTGACCGGATACGGAGGACGGCGCAGCCAGGCCGAGCGGGACGCGATCACCGTCGAGATCGGGTACGCGCTGTGCAGTGCGGCCTTCGCCACGTTGGTCGTCTTCGGGGCGGTCGCCGGACCGGCGCTCCTCTTCGAACTGCCCGACACGGCCGAGAAGTTCCTACTCCGTACCGGGCTCGTGCTCGCGCCCGTCCTCTTCTTCGCCCGGGTGGTCGGCGTCCTGCTCCGTTTCCGGAGGGCCCCTCAGCCCAGCCAGCCGGGCCGCACCAGTCCCGACTCGTAG
- a CDS encoding MFS transporter, whose product MTSPLTTPASGGRWTPRLWGTLLVLCAAMFLDALDVSMVGVALPSIGSDLDLSTSTLQWIVSGYILGYGGLLLLGGRTADLLGRRQVFLVALGVFAFASLLGGLVDSGPLLIASRFVKGLSAAFTAPAGLSIITTTFAEGPLRNRALSIYTTCGATGYSMGLVFSGLLTEASWRFTMLLPAPVALIALVAGLKLLPRSERERGAGGYDVPGAVLGTASMLLLVFTVVQAPEAGWGSARSILSFVAVAALLAAFVAVELRSPSPLVRLGVLRSGPQVRAQLGALMFVGSYIGFQFLVTLYMQQLLGWSALHTALAFLPAGALVALSATKVGAVIDRFGTARLIALGFALMVVGYVLFLRIDLDPVYAAVILPTMLLVGSAFALTFPSLNVQATNGVDEHEQGMVSGLLNTSVQVGGALFLAVVTAVLTANAPDEPASPQAVLDSYRPALTVITGIAVAGLLIALTGLRTRRRQQSIVVAKSTSQEEAERVTVRD is encoded by the coding sequence ATGACCTCTCCGCTCACCACCCCCGCGTCCGGGGGCCGCTGGACTCCCCGGCTGTGGGGCACGCTGCTGGTGCTGTGCGCCGCGATGTTCCTGGACGCGCTGGACGTGTCGATGGTCGGCGTCGCGCTGCCGTCCATCGGCTCCGATCTCGATCTGTCCACCTCGACGCTGCAATGGATCGTCAGCGGCTACATCCTGGGATACGGCGGTCTGCTCCTCCTCGGCGGACGCACCGCCGACCTGCTGGGCCGGCGCCAGGTCTTCCTGGTCGCCCTGGGCGTCTTCGCGTTCGCCTCGCTGCTCGGCGGGCTCGTCGACTCGGGCCCGCTGCTGATCGCCAGCCGCTTCGTGAAGGGCCTGAGTGCCGCCTTCACGGCTCCCGCCGGCCTGTCGATCATCACGACGACCTTCGCCGAGGGGCCACTGCGCAACCGCGCGCTGTCGATCTACACCACCTGCGGCGCCACCGGCTACTCGATGGGGCTGGTCTTCTCCGGCCTGCTCACGGAGGCCAGTTGGCGGTTCACGATGCTGCTGCCCGCGCCGGTCGCGCTGATCGCCCTGGTCGCGGGGCTGAAGCTGCTGCCGCGCAGCGAGCGCGAGCGCGGCGCCGGCGGCTACGACGTCCCGGGCGCCGTGCTCGGCACCGCCTCGATGCTGCTGCTCGTCTTCACCGTCGTACAGGCGCCCGAGGCCGGCTGGGGCTCCGCCCGCTCGATCCTGTCGTTCGTCGCCGTCGCCGCGCTGCTGGCGGCGTTCGTGGCCGTCGAGCTGCGCAGCCCGAGCCCGCTGGTCCGGCTCGGTGTGCTGCGCTCGGGCCCTCAAGTGCGGGCGCAGCTGGGCGCGTTGATGTTCGTCGGCAGCTACATCGGGTTCCAGTTCCTGGTCACGCTGTACATGCAGCAGCTGCTCGGCTGGTCGGCGCTGCACACGGCGCTGGCCTTCCTGCCGGCCGGTGCGCTGGTGGCGCTGTCCGCGACCAAGGTCGGCGCGGTCATCGACCGGTTCGGCACGGCGCGGCTGATCGCGCTCGGCTTCGCGCTCATGGTCGTCGGCTACGTACTGTTCCTGCGCATCGACCTAGACCCGGTCTACGCGGCGGTGATCCTGCCGACCATGCTGCTGGTCGGCTCGGCCTTCGCGCTGACCTTCCCCTCTCTCAACGTGCAGGCCACGAACGGTGTCGACGAACACGAGCAGGGCATGGTCTCGGGTCTGCTCAACACCTCGGTACAGGTGGGCGGCGCGCTCTTCCTGGCCGTCGTGACGGCGGTACTGACCGCGAACGCACCCGACGAACCTGCCTCCCCGCAGGCCGTGCTCGACAGCTACCGGCCCGCTCTGACCGTGATCACGGGCATCGCGGTCGCGGGGCTGCTGATCGCCCTCACCGGGCTGCGCACCCGTCGCAGGCAGCAGTCGATCGTGGTCGCCAAGTCCACATCCCAGGAGGAGGCGGAGCGCGTCACGGTACGCGACTAG
- a CDS encoding MarR family winged helix-turn-helix transcriptional regulator yields MAAKKAEQALVEQWRDILALHARTQCELDRALHQHGLCASDFEVLDVLAESPASDGACNYRVQEISERVHLSQSALSRLIARLEKDGLVERGMCPEDRRGVRVALTHKGRALHGEVLPVQRAVLTRMLAG; encoded by the coding sequence ATGGCGGCGAAGAAGGCCGAGCAGGCACTCGTGGAGCAATGGCGCGACATCCTGGCACTACACGCACGCACCCAGTGCGAACTGGACCGCGCACTGCACCAACACGGCCTGTGCGCCAGCGACTTCGAGGTGCTGGACGTCCTCGCCGAGAGTCCGGCGTCGGACGGCGCGTGCAACTATCGCGTCCAGGAGATCTCCGAGCGGGTGCACCTGAGCCAGAGCGCGCTGTCCAGACTGATCGCCCGCCTCGAGAAGGACGGGCTCGTCGAGCGCGGCATGTGCCCGGAGGACCGGCGGGGCGTACGGGTGGCGCTCACGCACAAGGGCCGCGCCCTGCACGGCGAGGTGCTGCCGGTGCAGCGCGCGGTGCTGACACGGATGCTGGCGGGCTGA
- a CDS encoding maleylpyruvate isomerase family mycothiol-dependent enzyme, whose amino-acid sequence METAEFVRILDQEGRLLAGAAAEAGTDAKVPTCPDWQVRDLLRHTGMVHRWAAAFVAEGYTSYHPEAGLPDLDGGALVDWFREGHRLLVDTLASAPSDVQCWHFLPAPSPLAFWARRQAHETAVHRVDAESARGGTPGEIAPAFAADGIDELLRGFHSRPRSKVRTEEPRVLRVRATDLDDAVWTVRLSSEPPVPERGAAGGADCEISGPAGQVYLSLWNRLPFPEVTGDQSIAALWREKSAVTWS is encoded by the coding sequence ATGGAGACCGCCGAGTTCGTCCGGATCCTCGACCAGGAGGGCCGGCTGCTGGCCGGCGCCGCCGCGGAGGCGGGGACCGATGCCAAGGTGCCGACCTGTCCGGACTGGCAGGTACGCGACCTGCTGCGGCACACGGGCATGGTGCACCGCTGGGCCGCGGCGTTCGTGGCCGAGGGGTACACCTCGTACCACCCGGAGGCAGGGCTGCCGGACCTCGACGGCGGCGCTCTCGTGGACTGGTTCCGGGAGGGGCACCGGTTGCTCGTGGACACCCTGGCCTCCGCTCCGTCCGACGTACAGTGCTGGCACTTCCTGCCCGCGCCGTCGCCGCTCGCGTTCTGGGCCAGGCGGCAGGCGCACGAGACGGCCGTGCACCGGGTGGACGCCGAGTCGGCCCGGGGCGGCACTCCCGGAGAGATCGCCCCCGCCTTCGCCGCGGACGGCATCGACGAGTTGCTGCGCGGGTTCCACTCCCGGCCCAGGAGCAAGGTGCGCACCGAGGAGCCCCGGGTGCTGCGGGTGCGGGCGACGGACCTGGACGACGCGGTGTGGACCGTACGCCTGTCGTCCGAGCCGCCCGTGCCGGAGCGGGGCGCCGCGGGTGGCGCGGACTGTGAGATCTCCGGGCCCGCCGGCCAGGTCTATCTGTCGCTCTGGAATCGGTTGCCGTTCCCCGAGGTGACCGGTGACCAGTCGATCGCCGCGCTGTGGCGCGAGAAGTCGGCGGTCACCTGGAGTTGA
- a CDS encoding MFS transporter, with translation MPGQGLTRLRTALTVFFALDGFVFAGWVVRIPAIKEQTGASAGGLGLALLGVSAGAVITMMLTGRLCRRYGSHPVTVICGVLLSLSVALPPLTHSALTLGLVLLIFGSAYGGINVAFNSAAVDLVHALQRPIMPGFHAAFSLGGMIGAGLGGLVAGVLSPMQHLLGLTAIGLLVTALAGRTLLRLGAPRPSESSPKEETAPRRPDTRTRGLVITFGLIALCTAYGEGALADWSALHLAQDLDASPGAAAVGYSCFALAMTIGRLTGTRLLERLGQTRTLVSGGTTAAVGMLLGALAPSLWAALLGFVITGLGLANLFPVAVERAGTLAGPDGVAIASTLGYGGMLLGPPAIGFMADWLSLPAALTSVAALAGTAAVIGFATRRAAAR, from the coding sequence GTGCCGGGTCAAGGCCTCACCCGGCTCCGCACCGCCCTCACCGTATTCTTCGCCCTCGACGGCTTCGTCTTCGCGGGCTGGGTCGTCCGTATCCCCGCCATCAAGGAGCAGACCGGCGCCTCCGCCGGTGGCCTCGGCCTGGCCCTGCTCGGCGTGTCCGCCGGCGCCGTGATCACGATGATGCTCACCGGCCGCCTGTGCCGCCGCTACGGCAGCCACCCCGTCACCGTGATCTGCGGCGTCCTGCTCTCCCTCAGCGTCGCCCTGCCGCCCCTCACCCACTCCGCGCTGACGCTCGGCCTGGTCCTGCTGATCTTCGGCAGCGCATACGGAGGGATAAACGTCGCCTTCAACAGCGCGGCAGTCGACCTCGTGCACGCCCTGCAGCGGCCGATCATGCCCGGCTTCCACGCCGCCTTCAGCCTCGGCGGCATGATCGGCGCCGGACTCGGCGGACTCGTCGCCGGCGTGCTCTCCCCCATGCAGCACCTGCTCGGCCTCACCGCGATCGGTCTGCTCGTCACCGCCCTGGCCGGCCGCACCCTGCTCCGCCTCGGGGCCCCGCGACCATCCGAGAGCTCACCCAAGGAGGAGACCGCGCCACGCCGTCCGGACACCCGCACCCGTGGCCTCGTCATCACCTTCGGCCTGATCGCCCTGTGCACGGCATACGGCGAGGGAGCCCTGGCCGACTGGAGCGCCCTGCACCTGGCGCAGGACCTCGACGCCTCACCGGGCGCGGCGGCGGTCGGCTACTCCTGCTTCGCGCTCGCCATGACCATCGGCCGGCTGACCGGCACACGGCTGCTCGAACGCCTGGGCCAGACCCGCACGCTGGTCTCCGGCGGCACGACCGCCGCCGTGGGCATGCTCCTCGGCGCGCTCGCTCCCTCCTTGTGGGCGGCACTCCTCGGCTTCGTGATCACCGGGCTCGGCCTCGCCAACCTCTTCCCGGTCGCCGTGGAGCGCGCGGGCACGCTGGCGGGCCCCGACGGAGTGGCGATCGCGTCCACCCTCGGCTACGGCGGCATGCTCCTGGGACCACCCGCCATCGGCTTCATGGCGGACTGGCTCTCCCTGCCCGCCGCTCTCACCAGTGTTGCGGCACTGGCGGGCACGGCAGCGGTCATCGGCTTCGCCACCCGACGCGCGGCGGCGCGCTGA
- a CDS encoding antibiotic biosynthesis monooxygenase produces the protein MSIVKINVLTVPEDQRETLEKRFAARAGAVESSDGFEWFELLRPVGGTDTYLVYTRWRTEEDFQNWMSGRGQAAHRGGPEGGDRPKPAATDATLWSFEVVQQAAPKQS, from the coding sequence ATGAGCATCGTCAAGATCAATGTACTCACCGTTCCCGAGGATCAGCGCGAAACGCTGGAGAAGCGGTTCGCCGCGCGCGCGGGCGCGGTGGAGAGCTCGGACGGGTTCGAGTGGTTCGAGCTGCTTCGCCCGGTGGGGGGTACCGACACGTACCTCGTCTACACGCGCTGGCGGACCGAGGAGGACTTCCAGAACTGGATGTCCGGCCGTGGGCAGGCCGCGCACCGCGGCGGGCCGGAGGGGGGCGACCGGCCCAAGCCCGCCGCGACGGACGCCACGCTCTGGTCCTTCGAGGTGGTTCAGCAGGCGGCCCCCAAGCAGAGCTGA
- a CDS encoding PQQ-binding-like beta-propeller repeat protein, with amino-acid sequence MTLRENDPRSVGGYRIESRIGTGGMGVVYLGRSASGRAVAVKVVHTRYAGNAEFRARFRQEIVAARRVSGAFTAPVVDADPEAERPWMATAFVPGRTLADRVAEAGPLDWAALRRLGTELAEALREIHRAEVVHRDLKPSNVLLLEGGGDDGAVRVIDFGISRAADSDVRTQTGMVMGSPPFMAPEQFSRPHEVGPAVDVFSLGAVLVYAGTGHSPFEAENAYLAAYNTVHGEPRLGRLPEPLHPLVMDCLAKEPADRPTANEVLDALAALPEEHSDEEPTEEPSRIPVTLLPETATSPSSGAGPAEPRRRRNSRWAAVVGAVLLGTAGAASIAVVYDDPVSTVEAVDQAAGPRTTPRGSTPPGWKPWHKSLEPDADEPGPMGPACTPDALGVFCSSPQVALMRLSPATGRVDWTKPMSQKQVSSFSLREPVVHDGVVFVNSADRSEGVDAFDGGTGKRLWRLQGPVGKYEYLGGVLLVRLDELGPSDTARYAAYEPRTGEELWRRKLTSTSSSPFYEGTEGTLYADLRGGSGGITRLDARTGKTLGSVEAPKGDLWLATVHDDTAYYARWEDGSGVSSAFFIQELSSGKTRRIDFPWSVEPEAPPLVHGDTMYIFDYGNETLLALDLKRGKPLWTSSRELRVFSEPAFHEGRLYVTMPDTGILALDPRTGKEIGRTAPSFDTQGRSFEELTPSSIPPLLAGGVLYGVSGPGIFSVADVP; translated from the coding sequence GTGACCCTGCGCGAGAACGATCCGCGGTCTGTCGGCGGCTACCGGATCGAATCGCGGATCGGCACCGGCGGCATGGGCGTCGTGTACCTCGGCAGATCGGCCTCGGGACGGGCCGTCGCCGTCAAGGTCGTACACACCAGGTATGCCGGCAACGCCGAGTTCCGGGCCAGGTTCCGGCAGGAGATCGTGGCCGCACGCCGGGTCAGCGGCGCGTTCACCGCGCCGGTCGTGGACGCCGACCCGGAAGCGGAACGGCCGTGGATGGCAACCGCGTTCGTCCCGGGCCGCACCCTCGCCGACCGGGTCGCCGAGGCGGGACCGCTGGATTGGGCCGCGCTGCGCCGCCTCGGCACCGAACTCGCCGAGGCGCTGCGCGAGATCCACCGCGCGGAGGTCGTGCACCGGGACCTCAAGCCGAGCAATGTGCTCCTGCTGGAGGGCGGGGGCGACGACGGGGCGGTGCGCGTCATCGACTTCGGCATCTCGCGCGCGGCCGACAGCGACGTCCGTACCCAGACGGGCATGGTGATGGGCTCGCCCCCGTTCATGGCACCGGAACAGTTCAGCCGCCCCCACGAGGTCGGCCCCGCCGTGGACGTCTTCTCGCTGGGCGCCGTACTCGTGTACGCGGGCACCGGGCACAGCCCCTTCGAGGCGGAGAACGCCTATCTCGCCGCGTACAACACCGTCCACGGTGAGCCCCGGCTGGGCCGACTGCCCGAGCCACTGCACCCGTTGGTGATGGACTGTCTCGCGAAGGAACCGGCGGACCGTCCGACGGCGAACGAGGTGCTCGACGCACTGGCGGCGCTGCCGGAGGAACACTCCGACGAGGAGCCCACCGAAGAGCCGTCCCGGATCCCGGTGACCCTGCTGCCGGAAACCGCGACGTCGCCGTCCTCGGGCGCCGGGCCGGCCGAACCGAGGCGCCGCAGGAACAGCCGGTGGGCCGCCGTCGTGGGCGCGGTCCTCCTCGGCACGGCGGGGGCGGCTTCGATCGCCGTTGTGTACGACGACCCGGTGAGCACGGTCGAGGCGGTCGACCAGGCCGCCGGCCCGCGGACGACGCCCCGTGGTTCGACACCACCGGGCTGGAAGCCGTGGCACAAGTCGCTGGAGCCGGACGCGGACGAGCCGGGTCCCATGGGTCCGGCGTGCACACCGGACGCACTCGGCGTGTTCTGCTCCTCCCCGCAGGTCGCCCTGATGCGGCTGAGTCCGGCGACCGGCCGCGTGGACTGGACGAAGCCGATGAGCCAGAAGCAGGTCAGCAGTTTCTCGCTGCGCGAGCCCGTCGTCCATGACGGTGTGGTGTTCGTCAACAGCGCGGACCGCTCGGAGGGAGTGGACGCCTTCGACGGCGGGACCGGGAAGCGGCTGTGGCGTCTGCAGGGACCCGTGGGCAAGTACGAGTACCTCGGCGGGGTACTGCTCGTACGACTGGACGAGCTCGGGCCGTCCGACACGGCACGCTACGCGGCGTACGAGCCCCGCACAGGTGAGGAGCTGTGGCGGCGCAAGCTGACTTCCACTTCGTCGAGCCCCTTCTACGAGGGGACCGAGGGGACCCTCTACGCCGACCTGCGCGGCGGCTCCGGGGGAATCACCCGCCTCGACGCACGCACCGGAAAGACGCTGGGGAGTGTCGAGGCACCGAAGGGCGATCTGTGGCTGGCCACGGTCCACGACGACACGGCGTACTACGCGCGTTGGGAGGACGGCAGCGGGGTGTCCTCCGCGTTCTTCATCCAGGAACTGAGCAGTGGCAAGACCCGCCGGATCGACTTCCCCTGGAGCGTCGAGCCGGAAGCCCCGCCCCTGGTGCACGGCGACACCATGTACATCTTCGACTACGGCAACGAAACCCTGCTCGCCCTCGATCTGAAACGCGGCAAACCGCTGTGGACCAGCTCACGCGAGCTGCGCGTCTTCAGCGAACCGGCCTTCCACGAGGGCCGGTTGTACGTCACGATGCCGGACACCGGCATCCTGGCTCTCGATCCGCGCACCGGCAAGGAGATCGGGCGTACCGCGCCGTCCTTCGACACGCAGGGCCGCTCCTTCGAGGAGCTGACGCCCAGCTCGATACCCCCACTGCTGGCGGGCGGCGTGCTCTACGGGGTCAGCGGGCCGGGGATCTTCTCGGTGGCCGACGTTCCCTGA
- a CDS encoding SRPBCC family protein, with translation MRYADGPRVCCDVHVEAPPSRVWDLVTDIGLPARLSPELQRAEWLDGVEGPAVGACFAGYNRHRLIGEWRTVSHVVALAEQRVFAWAVVDPDGRYGDPVPDPAKPLATWRFELEPEGTGTRLRHFARIGPGRSGVSLAIERAPEPEGEILAFRIAELRTNMETTLRGLKALAEEVVQPIQA, from the coding sequence GTGCGGTATGCCGACGGGCCGAGGGTCTGCTGTGACGTCCATGTCGAGGCGCCTCCCTCGCGGGTGTGGGACCTGGTGACGGACATCGGTCTGCCGGCCCGCCTCAGCCCTGAACTGCAGCGTGCGGAATGGCTCGACGGCGTCGAGGGGCCTGCGGTGGGAGCCTGTTTCGCCGGGTACAACCGCCATCGGCTGATCGGCGAATGGCGGACCGTCTCGCACGTCGTCGCCCTGGCGGAGCAGCGGGTGTTCGCCTGGGCGGTCGTGGACCCGGACGGCCGGTACGGCGACCCGGTCCCGGACCCCGCGAAGCCCCTGGCCACCTGGCGCTTCGAACTCGAGCCCGAGGGGACCGGCACCAGGCTGCGGCACTTCGCCCGCATCGGACCGGGCCGCTCCGGGGTCAGCCTGGCCATCGAGCGCGCACCGGAGCCGGAGGGAGAGATCCTGGCCTTCCGGATCGCCGAGCTCCGCACCAACATGGAAACCACCTTGCGCGGACTCAAGGCGCTGGCTGAAGAAGTCGTCCAGCCGATTCAGGCGTGA
- a CDS encoding Zn-ribbon domain-containing OB-fold protein produces the protein MLQTDTREHTEFREDQAGDLFFQRCRWCGTPAYRRSFCRACGSTAFERERSAGVGVVVRRNGHAPHSTWFVAMDEGFNLVCQITRTAPVAVAIGARVRVVRTSAPLGAGLPVVELTHPSPPVERWW, from the coding sequence ATGCTCCAGACGGACACCCGTGAGCACACCGAGTTCCGGGAGGACCAGGCCGGCGACCTGTTCTTCCAGCGCTGCCGCTGGTGCGGCACCCCGGCCTATCGCCGATCGTTCTGCCGTGCCTGCGGGTCCACGGCCTTCGAACGGGAACGCAGCGCGGGCGTCGGGGTCGTCGTCCGTCGCAACGGCCACGCCCCGCACAGCACCTGGTTCGTGGCGATGGACGAGGGCTTCAACCTGGTCTGCCAGATCACCAGGACGGCGCCGGTCGCGGTGGCGATCGGAGCGAGGGTGCGTGTCGTACGTACCAGCGCCCCCCTGGGGGCAGGCCTTCCCGTCGTCGAACTCACGCACCCCTCACCACCGGTGGAGCGTTGGTGGTGA